The following proteins come from a genomic window of Gadus morhua chromosome 11, gadMor3.0, whole genome shotgun sequence:
- the rnf214 gene encoding RING finger protein 214 — protein sequence MTDVEQCAAAMLDGGREWSAEETDLVSRHRVEEEGRVEQQQLLQAEHKRTVRQHQLLLQKLDSLRVKLQLNDSKVSRKSFLLRKQEMTSQKNRAQEENNRLQTELEEVEQRLSPLQAEQEVEQRLWEAELSQLTEEMERVQAASREVEQRALEDGVVLVERQREATMASMEFWLRELRACPPSGPLQVGQYLQALQLDPSPSRLQERLHWERQEASVRRRRDQLPVHFQGLLQQLGEGGPLEAPPGAEALPKVPTAELIISQILMSLEQAAFLPPPAHPLAPPRSPPPPRITPPTGHQTPPPPRITQPTGHQTPPPSRIIPHSGHQTPPPPRITPPTGHQTPPPSRITPPTGHQTPPPSRITPVTGHQTPPPSRITPPTGHQTPPPHSGPVGKLDLLLDHLAAKFKQCSRARLTVALQHIKSERGTMAGLSRDELTEQVGLKLAPAPRPAPRPAARSFCLMCQNPVEPAARQPLACAHCVHRQCISVWLSSSGNNSCPFCPAH from the exons ATGACGGATGTGGAGCAGTgtgcggcggccatgttggacgGCGGCCGGGAGTGGTCGGCGGAGGAGACGGACCTGGTGAGCCGAcacagagtggaggaggagggacgggtggagcagcagcagctgctgcaggcgGAGCACAAGAGGACTGTTCGACaacaccag ctccttCTTCAGAAGCTGGACTCTCTGAGGGTCAAGCTGCAGCTCAACGACTCCAAGGTGTCCAGGAAGAGCTTCCTGCtcaggaaacaggaaatgacatcacagaAGAACCGTGCACAGGAAGAGAACAACAG GCTGCAgacggagctggaggaggtggagcagcgtCTGAGCCCGCTGCAggcggagcaggaggtggagcagcggcTGTGGGAGGCGGAGCTGTCCCAGCTGACGGAGGAGATGGAGCGGGTGCAGGCGGCGTCCCGGGAGGTGGAGCAGCGCGCGCTGGAGGacggggtggtgttggtggagaggcagagagaggccaCCATGGCCTCCATGGAGTTCTGGCTCAGGGAG CTCAGAGCCTGCCCTCCCTCTGGTCCTCTCCAGGTGGGCCAGTACCTGCAGGCCCTTCAGTTGGACCCCAGTCCGTCCCGCCTACAGGAGCGGCTGCACTGGGAGCGGCAGGAGGCGTCTGTCCGGAGGAGGCGGGACCAGCTGCCGGTCCACTTCCAGGGGCTGCTccagcagctgggagagggggggcccCTGGAGGCCCCCCCTGGGGCGGAGGCCCTGCCCAAGGTCCCCACG GCGGAGCTGATCATCAGTCAGATCCTGATGTCTCTGGAGCAGGCCGccttcctcccacctcctgCTCACCCCTTGGCCCCGCCCAGAAGCCCGCCCCCTCCTCGCATCACCCCGCCCACCGGCCAccaaaccccgccccctcctcgcATCACCCAGCCCACCGGACACCAAACCCCGCCCCCTTCTCGCATCATCCCGCACAGCGGACAccaaaccccgccccctcctcgcATCACCCCGCCCACCGGCCACCAAACCCCGCCCCCTTCTCGCATCACACCGCCCACCGGTCACCAAACCCCGCCCCCTTCTCGCATCACCCCGGTCACCGGCCACCAAACCCCGCCCCCTTCTCGCATTACTCCGCCCACCGGCCACCAAACCCCGCCCCCGCACTCCGGTCCGGTCGGTAAACTGGATCTACTGCTGGACCACCTGGCCGCCAAGTTCAAACAATGCAGCAGGGCCCGTCTGACGGTCGCTCTGCAGCACATCAAGAGCGAGCGGGGGACCATGGCCGGCCTGTCGCGGGACGAGCTGACGGAGCAGGTGGGCCTGAAGCTGGCCCCTGCCCCCAGGCCCGCCCCCAGGCCCGCCGCCCGCAGCTTCTGCCTGATGTGCCAGAACCCCGTGGAGCCGGCGGCGCGCCAGCCGCTGGCCTGCGCCCACTGCGTCCACCGCCAGTGCATCAGCGTCTGGCTGAGCTCCAGCGGCAACAACAGCTGCCCCTTCTGCCCCGCCCACTGA